A stretch of the Bacillus anthracis str. Vollum genome encodes the following:
- a CDS encoding ABC transporter permease has product MNIRQLALQNIKGNWRNYKVFFLSSCFAIFASFAYMSVIVHPYMQDTMWYQNVRWGLIICNVIIISFFVIFILYSTSIFIEARKKELGLYMLMGATKSNVIGVIMTEQMLVGVFANIFGIVLGMIFLKLFFMVFSMLLGLPKELPVIFDLKAIGVTFITYMVVFILLSFISALRIWNIKIIRLLKEFRTDKKEKKTSMWLCIFGFICLGIGYALALQATMPTIALYFFLPVSILVFFGTYFSFTHGTAQILEMIKRNKKIMYTYPYLFIVNQLSHRMKENGRFFFLMSMATMFVVTATGTVFLYFSGMQDMWRGGGVHSFSYIEKGTSSHEVFAEGTVEQLLHQYGYDDFQYRSFVGVYASFQSNKGETTIVPLIKGSEYNQEARKQKQKTYYPKKGTVTLVYYNKYNNSNVYNQKEIQLQVMNQPYQFVFNGQKEGIQFNYHPSYINGLFFVMNDEDFDSIANQVPDSEKMIYRGYTLPNIENTKELNEDLRKHMKQDKDHAFRSNMELYVNMKSFGDITLFLGSFISILFFLTSCSIVYFKWFHNIASDRKQYGVLSKLGMTKEEVWKISRWQLCMLFFAPIIVGSMHSAVALYTFHNMMFMDGSLRKVGLFILFYIAACIMYFFFAQREYREHLD; this is encoded by the coding sequence ATGAACATTCGGCAACTAGCGCTGCAAAATATAAAAGGAAATTGGCGTAATTACAAAGTGTTTTTCTTAAGTAGTTGTTTTGCAATATTTGCGTCTTTTGCATACATGTCTGTCATTGTACATCCGTATATGCAGGATACGATGTGGTATCAAAACGTACGCTGGGGATTGATCATATGTAATGTTATTATCATTTCTTTTTTCGTCATATTTATTTTGTACTCTACTTCTATTTTCATAGAAGCACGTAAGAAAGAATTAGGATTATATATGTTAATGGGAGCGACGAAATCTAACGTAATTGGCGTAATTATGACCGAGCAAATGTTGGTCGGGGTATTTGCTAATATTTTTGGCATTGTGCTTGGCATGATCTTTTTAAAGCTCTTCTTTATGGTGTTTAGTATGTTGCTGGGGCTTCCGAAAGAACTCCCTGTCATATTTGACTTGAAAGCGATTGGGGTAACGTTTATTACATATATGGTTGTTTTTATTCTGTTATCTTTTATAAGTGCTTTACGTATATGGAACATAAAAATCATTCGGTTATTGAAAGAATTTCGAACAGATAAAAAAGAGAAGAAAACGTCAATGTGGCTTTGTATATTCGGCTTTATTTGTTTAGGGATAGGATATGCGTTAGCGTTACAAGCTACGATGCCAACGATAGCGTTATACTTCTTTTTGCCTGTGTCTATACTTGTCTTTTTCGGAACGTATTTTTCATTTACACATGGTACTGCTCAAATATTAGAAATGATAAAACGAAATAAAAAGATTATGTATACATATCCGTATTTATTTATAGTGAATCAATTGTCACATCGAATGAAGGAAAATGGTCGTTTTTTCTTTTTAATGTCAATGGCAACGATGTTTGTAGTTACGGCAACAGGTACGGTGTTCTTATATTTTTCTGGTATGCAAGATATGTGGCGGGGCGGAGGAGTGCACTCATTTTCTTACATAGAAAAAGGTACTTCTTCTCATGAAGTCTTTGCGGAAGGAACGGTTGAACAATTATTGCACCAATATGGGTATGATGATTTTCAATATAGGAGTTTTGTTGGAGTGTATGCATCTTTTCAGTCCAATAAGGGAGAAACGACAATAGTACCGCTTATAAAAGGAAGTGAATATAACCAAGAAGCGAGGAAACAAAAACAGAAAACGTATTATCCTAAAAAAGGTACAGTGACACTCGTTTATTATAATAAATACAATAATTCGAATGTATATAATCAAAAAGAGATTCAATTGCAAGTAATGAATCAACCATATCAATTCGTATTTAACGGCCAGAAAGAAGGGATTCAATTTAACTATCATCCTTCGTATATTAACGGGCTGTTCTTCGTCATGAATGATGAAGACTTTGACAGTATAGCAAATCAGGTTCCTGATTCTGAAAAAATGATATATAGAGGCTATACATTACCAAATATCGAAAATACGAAAGAATTAAATGAAGATTTACGGAAACATATGAAACAAGATAAAGATCATGCATTTCGAAGTAATATGGAGTTATATGTGAATATGAAATCGTTCGGTGATATTACTCTATTTCTAGGCTCATTCATTAGTATATTATTTTTCCTTACATCATGTAGCATCGTATATTTTAAATGGTTCCATAATATTGCATCGGACCGAAAGCAGTACGGGGTGCTCTCTAAACTGGGAATGACAAAGGAAGAAGTATGGAAGATTTCCCGCTGGCAATTATGTATGCTATTTTTTGCGCCAATTATAGTAGGGAGTATGCATAGTGCAGTTGCGTTATATACGTTTCATAATATGATGTTTATGGATGGTTCATTAAGAAAAGTAGGCTTGTTTATTCTATTTTATATCGCTGCATGCATCATGTATTTCTTTTTCGCTCAAAGAGAATATAGGGAACATTTAGACTAG
- a CDS encoding ABC transporter ATP-binding protein: MSVLEVKGLTKVYQSKGSVATTALNDINFKIEEGEFVGIMGPSGSGKTTLLNLLATIDKQTSGHVLVNGEEINQMRAAKLAEFRRTHLGFIFQDFNLLDTLSIKENIILPLVMAKKSVNEIDAKVLEIAKFLNIEEILNKKVYEVSGGQQQRAAAARAIIHEPTLILADEPTGNLDSKSAKSLMSALQDLHEQKRVTIAMVTHDPVAASYCERILFIRDGEIFSEIHKGRTKQAFFQEILDVLAMLGGEYHELSPARA, translated from the coding sequence ATGAGTGTTCTTGAAGTAAAGGGATTAACGAAGGTGTATCAATCGAAAGGTTCAGTAGCGACGACTGCTTTAAATGATATAAATTTTAAAATAGAAGAAGGCGAATTTGTAGGAATTATGGGTCCTTCAGGGAGCGGGAAAACAACGCTTTTAAATTTATTAGCAACAATTGATAAGCAAACTTCAGGTCATGTGCTTGTAAATGGAGAAGAAATTAATCAAATGCGTGCTGCAAAATTAGCGGAATTTCGCCGTACACATTTAGGTTTCATTTTCCAAGATTTTAACTTACTTGATACATTATCGATTAAAGAAAATATTATTTTACCGCTTGTAATGGCGAAGAAATCTGTAAATGAAATCGATGCGAAAGTACTGGAAATTGCGAAGTTTTTAAATATCGAAGAAATTTTAAATAAAAAGGTTTATGAAGTATCAGGCGGGCAACAACAACGTGCAGCAGCTGCGAGAGCGATCATTCATGAACCGACTTTAATTTTAGCGGATGAGCCTACTGGAAACTTAGATTCTAAGTCAGCAAAATCGTTAATGAGCGCGTTGCAAGACTTACATGAACAAAAGAGAGTGACAATTGCAATGGTGACGCATGATCCAGTAGCGGCGAGTTATTGCGAACGCATTCTTTTCATTCGCGATGGAGAGATTTTTTCAGAAATTCATAAAGGAAGAACGAAGCAAGCCTTTTTCCAAGAAATTCTGGACGTACTTGCGATGCTAGGAGGAGAATATCATGAACTTTCGCCAGCTCGCGCTTAA
- a CDS encoding ABC transporter permease, with amino-acid sequence MNFRQLALNNVKGNWRNYKAFLISSCLSIVVFFMYASFIYHPDVVGGNISMREMISKGLESMNYIVVIFSALFILYANSTFLRARKKEFGLLTLIGGTKSQLGRMIILEQLMLGSIAIVVGIGLGMLCSKLFFQALSVILKIDKTLPLVWNSKAVLITAGVYFILFLILSLFSVWTVGRLQIIDLLREARKQKVEPFAFTWLCVVGIGCIIVAYVLSFQVTFMNFIILFLPIVGLTIGGTYLLFTQGSTVVLKALQKRKKSFYTYPNMFVLSNLIYKMKDNARFLFVISIITAVVSSAVGTLYVFFEDMSYKAVTSTPHAISYEEKGIHTHNVIKEGKTKELLKKHGFEDAREVTYVKLPGTQKITMFNSEHEMPMAIVSEKEYNAEVRKQKREQVREVHNAPGSATMVITDMANDMMKIDRTKPHEIKINGQTQSVQLNKPTLFSVFNDSEYLIVNDQDFEKYAKLVPDEEKTKYYGYYIEDWKSTEDLVLDLKKEIVPDKQVELNNSVLVYKNIRESGAITMFIGFFVAVLFFFFACSMTYFKWFNDKEQDRIQFKSLKRIGMTDKEIRKIAIRQMGVIFFIPIVIGAIHSGFALHTLGKMLYLDLWKSGAIVIGSYIVASAIYFIIAQRGYLKHVKS; translated from the coding sequence ATGAACTTTCGCCAGCTCGCGCTTAATAATGTAAAAGGAAATTGGCGTAATTATAAAGCGTTTCTTATTAGCAGTTGTTTATCGATAGTCGTATTTTTCATGTATGCTTCCTTCATTTATCATCCAGATGTTGTAGGCGGTAATATTAGTATGAGGGAGATGATTTCAAAAGGGTTAGAATCGATGAATTATATTGTAGTCATCTTCTCAGCACTCTTTATTTTATATGCAAATTCAACATTTTTACGAGCAAGGAAAAAAGAGTTTGGTTTATTAACATTAATAGGCGGAACGAAATCTCAACTTGGCCGAATGATTATATTAGAACAGCTTATGTTAGGTAGCATTGCAATTGTAGTAGGTATTGGACTTGGCATGCTTTGTTCAAAATTATTTTTCCAAGCATTAAGCGTAATATTGAAAATAGATAAAACACTACCACTCGTATGGAATAGTAAAGCAGTTTTGATTACAGCAGGTGTATACTTTATTCTATTTTTAATCTTATCATTGTTTAGCGTTTGGACAGTAGGACGCTTGCAAATTATTGATTTATTAAGAGAAGCAAGAAAACAAAAAGTAGAACCTTTTGCATTTACATGGTTATGTGTAGTTGGTATAGGATGTATTATTGTGGCATATGTACTTAGCTTCCAAGTAACATTTATGAATTTTATCATTCTCTTTTTACCGATTGTAGGGCTGACGATAGGCGGGACATATTTGCTGTTTACACAAGGTAGTACAGTCGTATTAAAAGCGTTACAAAAACGAAAAAAATCTTTTTATACATATCCAAATATGTTCGTACTTAGCAATCTTATTTATAAAATGAAAGATAATGCTCGTTTTCTATTTGTAATTTCTATCATTACGGCCGTTGTATCTTCAGCAGTTGGTACGCTGTACGTATTTTTTGAGGATATGAGTTATAAGGCAGTAACTAGTACCCCGCATGCTATTTCGTATGAAGAAAAAGGCATTCATACGCATAATGTCATCAAAGAAGGAAAAACAAAAGAATTACTAAAAAAACACGGGTTTGAAGATGCGCGAGAAGTAACGTACGTAAAACTTCCTGGAACTCAAAAAATCACGATGTTTAACAGTGAACATGAGATGCCAATGGCGATTGTTTCAGAAAAAGAATATAACGCTGAAGTACGTAAACAAAAAAGAGAGCAAGTTAGAGAAGTTCATAATGCCCCAGGTAGTGCAACGATGGTCATAACGGATATGGCGAACGATATGATGAAGATAGATCGTACGAAACCGCATGAAATTAAAATTAACGGACAAACGCAGTCTGTTCAACTGAATAAGCCAACTTTATTTTCTGTTTTTAATGATAGTGAATATCTCATTGTAAATGATCAAGATTTTGAGAAATACGCAAAGCTCGTACCGGATGAAGAAAAGACGAAATATTACGGTTATTATATAGAAGACTGGAAAAGTACGGAAGATCTTGTGTTAGATTTGAAAAAGGAAATTGTACCAGATAAACAAGTGGAACTAAACAACTCAGTGCTTGTTTATAAAAATATAAGGGAATCAGGGGCAATTACAATGTTTATCGGTTTCTTCGTAGCAGTACTATTCTTCTTCTTCGCTTGTAGTATGACATACTTTAAATGGTTTAATGATAAAGAACAAGATCGTATTCAATTTAAATCGTTAAAGAGAATCGGTATGACAGATAAAGAAATTCGTAAAATTGCAATTCGACAAATGGGCGTTATCTTCTTTATCCCAATTGTAATTGGTGCCATTCATAGTGGATTTGCTCTTCATACGTTAGGAAAAATGCTTTATCTCGATTTATGGAAATCAGGTGCGATTGTAATTGGATCGTACATTGTAGCTTCTGCGATTTACTTTATAATCGCGCAAAGAGGATATTTGAAACACGTGAAAAGCTAG